One Burkholderia thailandensis E264 genomic window carries:
- a CDS encoding calcium:proton antiporter, with amino-acid sequence MPISSPALPRWTLAAPLAAWLVLALSRVVPAEGIVIAFVAAALAGAVFSAVHHAEVVAHRVGEPFGTLVLAIAVTVIEVALIVSVMLSAGPEKAGLARDTVFAAVMIVCNGIVGLCLLVGGWRHGEQDFQGRGATKALAVLASLSVLSLVMPNYLSAAPGPRLSTSQLAFAGVSSLVLYGVFVFVQTVRHRDYFLIDGSNADESVHAVPPSGRTTLVSIVSLFVSLVAVVLLAKLLSPAVERTVLRLGAPEAAVGIVIAALVLLPEGLAAVGAARANRLQTSMNLALGSALASIGLTIPTVAAVFIWTGNPLTLGIGGMETVLLSLTLLVSTLTLSMGRTTVLHGVVHLSLFAAYLFLSVTH; translated from the coding sequence ATGCCGATCTCTTCGCCCGCCCTTCCGCGCTGGACGCTCGCCGCCCCGCTCGCCGCCTGGCTGGTGCTCGCGCTGTCGCGCGTCGTGCCGGCCGAAGGCATCGTCATCGCATTCGTCGCGGCCGCGCTCGCGGGCGCCGTGTTCTCCGCCGTTCACCACGCCGAAGTCGTCGCGCACCGCGTCGGCGAGCCGTTCGGCACGCTCGTGCTCGCGATCGCCGTCACCGTGATCGAGGTCGCGCTGATCGTATCGGTGATGCTGTCGGCCGGTCCCGAGAAAGCGGGGCTTGCGCGCGACACAGTGTTCGCCGCGGTGATGATCGTCTGCAACGGGATCGTCGGGCTGTGCCTGCTCGTCGGCGGCTGGAGGCACGGCGAGCAGGATTTCCAGGGGCGCGGCGCGACGAAGGCGCTCGCGGTGCTCGCGTCGCTGTCGGTGCTCTCGCTCGTGATGCCGAACTATCTGAGCGCCGCGCCCGGCCCGAGGCTGTCGACGTCGCAGCTCGCGTTCGCCGGCGTGTCGTCGCTCGTGCTGTACGGCGTGTTCGTGTTCGTGCAGACGGTTCGCCACCGCGACTACTTCCTGATCGACGGCAGCAACGCCGACGAATCCGTCCACGCGGTGCCGCCGAGCGGCCGCACCACGCTCGTCAGCATCGTGTCCCTGTTCGTGAGCCTCGTCGCGGTCGTGCTGCTCGCGAAACTGCTGTCGCCCGCGGTCGAGCGCACGGTGTTGCGGCTCGGCGCGCCCGAGGCGGCCGTTGGCATCGTGATCGCCGCGCTCGTGCTGCTGCCGGAGGGGCTCGCCGCCGTCGGCGCGGCGCGCGCGAACCGGCTGCAAACGAGCATGAATCTCGCGCTCGGCTCCGCGCTCGCGAGCATCGGCCTCACGATTCCGACCGTCGCCGCCGTGTTCATCTGGACGGGCAATCCGCTCACGCTCGGCATCGGCGGAATGGAGACGGTGCTGCTGTCGCTCACGCTGCTCGTCAGCACGCTCACGCTCAGCATGGGACGCACGACGGTGCTGCACGGCGTCGTCCATCTGTCGCTGTTCGCCGCGTATCTGTTCCTGTCCGTCACGCACTGA
- a CDS encoding LysR family transcriptional regulator, with product MDMLDNMRLFVRVVEAGSFTAVAKEIDATTAQVSRAVSNLEAHVQTRLLHRTTRHLGLTESGQRYFERAKSILAEIDYANAEARNALLRPSGKLRIHAMTGLGQSHVVSSIVRYQEDNPDVSVELTLAQRMPNLVEEGYDVSIVSASHLPDSGYVAQTCGTSCSVLVASREYLARHGTPTTPEDLAKHVCLRLDTPASPGGEWRLERDDGEETVYALPPAPFQANVPDALSVAVRAGRGIGSIALYTALDDIREGRLVRVLPNYRLDTLSVYAVYATRRYLDAKIRTFLDHLRTTLAPALENDLRELNRLNGGAGNALREVA from the coding sequence ATGGACATGCTCGATAACATGCGCCTGTTCGTGCGCGTCGTCGAAGCCGGCAGTTTCACAGCGGTCGCGAAGGAAATCGACGCGACCACGGCCCAGGTGTCGCGCGCCGTTTCGAATCTCGAAGCGCACGTGCAGACGCGCCTTCTGCACCGCACGACCCGTCACCTCGGCCTGACCGAAAGCGGCCAGCGCTACTTCGAACGCGCGAAGTCGATCCTCGCCGAGATCGACTACGCGAACGCCGAGGCGCGCAACGCGCTGCTGCGGCCGAGCGGCAAGCTGCGCATCCATGCGATGACGGGGCTCGGGCAGAGCCACGTGGTGTCGTCGATCGTCCGCTATCAGGAAGACAATCCGGACGTGTCGGTCGAACTCACGCTCGCGCAGCGCATGCCGAATCTCGTCGAGGAGGGTTACGACGTGTCGATCGTGTCGGCGTCGCATCTGCCCGATTCGGGCTACGTCGCGCAGACCTGCGGGACGAGCTGCAGCGTGCTCGTCGCGTCGCGCGAGTATCTCGCCCGGCACGGCACGCCGACGACGCCCGAGGATCTCGCGAAGCACGTGTGCCTGCGGCTCGACACGCCGGCGTCGCCGGGCGGCGAGTGGCGGCTCGAGCGCGACGACGGGGAGGAGACCGTCTACGCGCTGCCGCCCGCACCGTTCCAGGCGAACGTGCCGGACGCGCTGTCGGTGGCGGTGCGCGCGGGGCGCGGGATCGGCTCGATCGCGCTGTACACGGCGCTCGACGACATCCGCGAAGGGCGGCTCGTGCGCGTGCTGCCGAACTATCGGCTCGACACGCTGAGCGTGTACGCGGTCTACGCGACGCGCCGCTATCTCGACGCGAAGATCCGCACGTTCCTCGACCATCTGCGCACGACGCTCGCGCCGGCGCTCGAAAACGATCTGAGGGAGCTCAACCGGCTGAACGGCGGCGCGGGCAACGCGTTGCGCGAGGTCGCGTAA
- a CDS encoding HPP family protein — protein MSSSLAFRHRLVHWLLRFVPIPVTLSLRERLRSCAGALVGIGCVGVTMRALPGIPGDVPLLVAPMGASAVLLFAVPASPLAQPWSLIGGNLVAATVGVACAQWIADPVLAASVAIAGAIGAMFALRCVHPPSGAVALTAVVGGPAVHALGFRFVVEPIALQSAALLGAALAYHALTGHRYPHGGARPQADASANVTAAPQHARFLRADLEAALKNRSEWLDVAPEDLESLLRETELRAYARTFDELSCADIMSRHPISIAPDTPLPAAMTLLDRHRIKALPVVDANARVVGIVTRADLSKAAPYATPGFLRGLSARLPRSLVGPAFVARAVMSTRVHTVRPATPIAELVPLFADHGHHHIPVVDAEHRLAGIVTQADLIAGLYRQSQVRLAA, from the coding sequence TTGTCCTCGTCCCTCGCGTTTCGTCACCGCCTCGTTCACTGGCTCCTGCGCTTCGTCCCGATCCCGGTCACGCTCAGCCTGCGCGAACGGCTGCGCTCGTGCGCGGGCGCGCTCGTCGGCATCGGCTGCGTCGGCGTGACGATGCGCGCGCTGCCGGGCATTCCGGGCGACGTGCCGCTCCTCGTCGCGCCGATGGGCGCCTCGGCCGTGCTGCTGTTCGCGGTGCCGGCAAGCCCGCTCGCGCAGCCGTGGTCGCTGATCGGCGGCAACCTCGTCGCGGCGACGGTCGGCGTCGCGTGCGCGCAGTGGATCGCCGATCCCGTGCTCGCCGCGTCGGTCGCGATCGCGGGCGCGATCGGCGCGATGTTCGCGCTGCGCTGCGTGCATCCGCCGTCGGGCGCGGTCGCGCTGACGGCGGTCGTCGGCGGCCCGGCCGTGCACGCGCTCGGCTTTCGCTTCGTCGTCGAGCCGATCGCGCTGCAATCGGCGGCCCTTCTCGGCGCGGCGCTCGCCTACCACGCGCTCACCGGCCACCGCTATCCGCACGGCGGCGCGCGGCCGCAGGCCGACGCGAGCGCGAACGTCACGGCCGCGCCGCAGCACGCGCGCTTCCTGCGCGCCGATCTCGAAGCGGCGCTGAAAAACCGCAGCGAATGGCTCGACGTCGCGCCCGAGGATCTCGAATCGCTGCTGCGCGAAACCGAGCTGCGCGCGTACGCGCGCACGTTCGACGAACTGTCGTGCGCCGACATCATGTCGCGCCACCCGATCAGCATCGCGCCCGACACGCCGCTGCCCGCCGCGATGACGCTGCTCGACCGGCACCGGATCAAGGCGCTGCCGGTCGTCGACGCGAATGCGCGCGTCGTCGGCATCGTCACGCGCGCGGACCTGTCGAAGGCCGCGCCTTACGCGACGCCGGGCTTCCTGCGCGGCCTGTCCGCGCGGCTGCCGCGCTCGCTCGTCGGCCCGGCGTTCGTCGCGCGGGCCGTGATGAGCACGCGCGTGCACACGGTGCGCCCGGCAACGCCGATCGCCGAGCTCGTGCCGCTCTTCGCCGATCACGGCCACCACCACATCCCGGTCGTCGACGCGGAGCACAGGCTCGCCGGCATCGTCACGCAGGCGGACCTGATCGCCGGGCTCTACCGGCAGTCGCAGGTGCGGCTCGCCGCCTGA
- a CDS encoding MarR family winged helix-turn-helix transcriptional regulator, with the protein MTKPARELRKTDFEQLSEFRYQMRRFERFSERAAQSEGITPLQYLLLLHIKGYPQRDWATVGELAERLQAQHHGVVALVTRCEAVGLVRRRPSDTDRRQVEVHLETAGERVLARLAELHRAELKSLRGAFQVPQIDY; encoded by the coding sequence ATGACGAAACCGGCACGCGAACTGCGCAAGACAGATTTCGAACAGCTTTCCGAATTCCGCTATCAGATGCGGCGCTTCGAGCGCTTCTCCGAGCGGGCCGCGCAAAGCGAGGGCATCACGCCGCTGCAATACCTGCTGCTGCTGCACATCAAGGGCTATCCGCAGCGCGACTGGGCGACGGTGGGCGAGCTCGCCGAGCGGCTGCAGGCGCAGCATCACGGCGTCGTCGCGCTGGTGACGCGCTGCGAAGCGGTCGGCCTCGTGCGGCGCAGGCCGAGCGACACCGATCGCAGGCAAGTCGAAGTGCATCTGGAGACGGCCGGCGAGCGCGTGCTCGCGCGGCTCGCCGAGCTGCACCGCGCCGAGCTGAAATCGCTGCGCGGCGCGTTCCAGGTGCCGCAGATCGATTACTGA